One Phaseolus vulgaris cultivar G19833 chromosome 2, P. vulgaris v2.0, whole genome shotgun sequence DNA window includes the following coding sequences:
- the LOC137810575 gene encoding uncharacterized protein isoform X2: MENFLNQMRVPFSGAEESKSDLGGTKDSKIPIQKTQSFKGENKGGQNWIQKQFARKRSGDHESRDLDHAAAVAAAAFAINLLDVSEEKKETPKASLEKSKSRVDGPKPPIPLRSASKRLSGSFRLKDEGNKPEEAITPAPSMKKVSTFSDEKPETSTKPDHGRRPTLGESIERHTKADEWERTELQEIRQRYDKLREMIDSWENKKKTKARRKLDKEESSRM, encoded by the exons ATGGAGAATTTTTTGAATCAAATGAG GGTGCCATTTAGTGGTGCAGAGGAGAGCAAATCTGATCTTGGTGGCACCAAGGATTCTAAAATACCAATACAAAAAACTCAATCTTTCAAAG GAGAAAATAAAGGTGGCCAGAATTGGATTCAGAAACAGTTTGCAAGGAAAAGGAGTGGTGATCATGAGTCCAGAGACTTGGACCACGCTGCTGCAGTAGCTGCTGCTGCATTTGCAATTAATTTGCTAGATGTCTCTGAAGAGAAGAAAGAAACCCCGAAGGCCTCATTGGAAAAGAGCAAAAGCAGGGTGGATGGCCCCAAACCTCCAATTCCCCTACGTAGTGCATCCAAGCGATTGTCAG GTTCATTTAGATTAAAAGATGAAGGTAATAAGCCTGAAGAGGCAATTACCCCTGCACCATCAATGAAAAAGGTTTCCACTTTCAGTGATGAAAAGCCTGAGACTTCAACAAAGCCTGATCATGGAAGACGTCCAACTCTTGGAGAATCTATCGAAAGGCACACAAAAGCAGATGAATGGGAGAGAACCGAGCTTCAAGAGATCAGACAAAG GTACGACAAGTTGAGAGAGATGATAGATTCATGGGAAAACAAGAAGAAGACGAAAGCCAGACGCAAGCTAGACAAGGAAGAG AGTTCGAGGATGTAA
- the LOC137810576 gene encoding uncharacterized protein isoform X3, producing the protein MPKKFAPTNTSFTLCMYTKQLEKKLQGATSTRKCNLGGETSIPNPFRKHPWQLQKDPLWRLGQTFLPYPKKEELEGNEDYKDNEEE; encoded by the exons ATGCCAAAGAAATTTGCACCAACCAACACATCATTTACGCTCTGCATGTACACAAAACAATTGGAAAAGAAACTACAAG GTGCAACTTCTACAAGAAAATGCAATTTGGGAGGTGAAACTTCAATTCCAAATCCATTCAG GAAGCACCCGTGGCAACTCCAGAAAGATCCACTGTGGAGATTGGGCCAAACGTTTCTTCCTTATCCAAAAAAAGAAGAG CTTGAAGGCAATGAAGACTACAAAGACAATGAAGAGGAATGA
- the LOC137810574 gene encoding uncharacterized protein translates to MWSFASNALTSIRTKRSTKQLSETNAECSDDEVCSNSSRDEGLECPICWESFNIVENVPYVLWCGHTLCKNCVLGLQWAVLNFPTQQIRIPFFISCPWCHLLSFRIIYKGNLKYPCKNFFLLWMVESLNGERHKLVSSCGDTQPIWSPKCNLLGSQVSTCNLRRASMSPYSRQVGSNRDVGVSGEAHYFSLHKSLDFFLHFTSKFPLIVIFLLIALFAVPGSAVILILYLLVTIIFAIPSFLVLYFAYPTIQRLIREITS, encoded by the coding sequence ATGTGGAGTTTTGCGTCAAATGCCCTTACAAGCATTAGAACGAAAAGAAGCACCAAACAGTTAAGTGAAACTAATGCAGAATGCTCGGATGACGAGGTCTGCTCTAATTCCAGCAGAGACGAAGGGCTGGAATGTCCAATATGCTGGGAATCATTCAACATAGTTGAGAATGTGCCCTATGTCTTATGGTGTGGCCACACCCTCTGTAAAAATTGTGTCTTAGGACTGCAATGGGCTGTTTTGAATTTTCCTACTCAGCAAATCAGGATCCCGTTCTTCATTTCTTGTCCATGGTGCCATTTGTTATCATTCCGGATCATTTACAAGGGAAATCTTAAATATCCTTGCAAGAACTTCTTCCTGCTTTGGATGGTTGAGAGTCTGAATGGTGAACGGCATAAGCTTGTTTCCTCATGTGGGGACACTCAACCAATTTGGTCTCCCAAGTGCAACCTTCTGGGAAGTCAAGTTAGTACTTGTAACCTAAGAAGGGCCTCAATGAGTCCTTATTCTAGACAGGTGGGATCTAACCGTGATGTTGGTGTCAGTGGAGAGGCACATTACTTTTCTCTTCACAAATCTCTGGATTTCTTCCTTCACTTTACATCCAAGTTCCCATTGATAGTTATTTTCCTGCTGATTGCCCTTTTTGCGGTTCCTGGCAGTGCTGTTATTTTAATCCTTTACTTACTAGTCACTATTATTTTTGCTATACCATCATTCCTCGTTTTGTACTTTGCATACCCTACGATCCAGAGGCTGATAAGAGAAATTACATCTTAA
- the LOC137810576 gene encoding uncharacterized protein isoform X4 has protein sequence MPKKFAPTNTSFTLCMYTKQLEKKLQGATSTRKCNLGGSTRGNSRKIHCGDWAKRFFLIQKKKSLKAMKTTKTMKRNELIDM, from the exons ATGCCAAAGAAATTTGCACCAACCAACACATCATTTACGCTCTGCATGTACACAAAACAATTGGAAAAGAAACTACAAG GTGCAACTTCTACAAGAAAATGCAATTTGGGAG GAAGCACCCGTGGCAACTCCAGAAAGATCCACTGTGGAGATTGGGCCAAACGTTTCTTCCTTATCCAAAAAAAGAAGAG CTTGAAGGCAATGAAGACTACAAAGACAATGAAGAGGAATGAACTTATTGATATGTAA
- the LOC137810575 gene encoding remorin-like isoform X1 has protein sequence MENFLNQMRVPFSGAEESKSDLGGTKDSKIPIQKTQSFKGENKGGQNWIQKQFARKRSGDHESRDLDHAAAVAAAAFAINLLDVSEEKKETPKASLEKSKSRVDGPKPPIPLRSASKRLSGSFRLKDEGNKPEEAITPAPSMKKVSTFSDEKPETSTKPDHGRRPTLGESIERHTKADEWERTELQEIRQRYDKLREMIDSWENKKKTKARRKLDKEERGLAQRRMRALEDFQDKITSIDHIAERAKTRAEESRKNEVKKANANANVIRATGKMPGICFCF, from the exons ATGGAGAATTTTTTGAATCAAATGAG GGTGCCATTTAGTGGTGCAGAGGAGAGCAAATCTGATCTTGGTGGCACCAAGGATTCTAAAATACCAATACAAAAAACTCAATCTTTCAAAG GAGAAAATAAAGGTGGCCAGAATTGGATTCAGAAACAGTTTGCAAGGAAAAGGAGTGGTGATCATGAGTCCAGAGACTTGGACCACGCTGCTGCAGTAGCTGCTGCTGCATTTGCAATTAATTTGCTAGATGTCTCTGAAGAGAAGAAAGAAACCCCGAAGGCCTCATTGGAAAAGAGCAAAAGCAGGGTGGATGGCCCCAAACCTCCAATTCCCCTACGTAGTGCATCCAAGCGATTGTCAG GTTCATTTAGATTAAAAGATGAAGGTAATAAGCCTGAAGAGGCAATTACCCCTGCACCATCAATGAAAAAGGTTTCCACTTTCAGTGATGAAAAGCCTGAGACTTCAACAAAGCCTGATCATGGAAGACGTCCAACTCTTGGAGAATCTATCGAAAGGCACACAAAAGCAGATGAATGGGAGAGAACCGAGCTTCAAGAGATCAGACAAAG GTACGACAAGTTGAGAGAGATGATAGATTCATGGGAAAACAAGAAGAAGACGAAAGCCAGACGCAAGCTAGACAAGGAAGAG AGAGGACTTGCTCAACGAAGGATGAGAGCTTTGGAGGATTTTCAAGATAAGATTACATCTATAGATCACATTGCAGAGCGGGCAAAAACCAGGGCAGAAGAAAGCCGGAAGAATGAAGTAAAAAAAGCGAATGCGAATGCAAATGTAATTCGAGCAACAGGCAAAATGCCAGGCATTTGCTTCTGCTTCTGA
- the LOC137810576 gene encoding uncharacterized protein isoform X1: MFGRLIERGGRSFGVMVQFLRAAESVKPLERKQIAVKISQSHFFCWPNHVCNFYKKMQFGRKHPWQLQKDPLWRLGQTFLPYPKKEELEGNEDYKDNEEE, from the exons ATGTTTGGGAGGCTCATAGAGAGGGGAGGTAGGTCTTTTGGCGTGATGGTGCAGTTCTTGAGAGCTGCAGAATCGGTAAAACCTTTAGAAAGAAAGCAGATAGCAGTTAAAATCAGCCAAAGTCACTTTTTCTGCTGGCCCAACCATGT GTGCAACTTCTACAAGAAAATGCAATTTGGGAG GAAGCACCCGTGGCAACTCCAGAAAGATCCACTGTGGAGATTGGGCCAAACGTTTCTTCCTTATCCAAAAAAAGAAGAG CTTGAAGGCAATGAAGACTACAAAGACAATGAAGAGGAATGA
- the LOC137809608 gene encoding 3'-5' exonuclease-like: protein MNNILDPSTSRHKICCDGLPIETIVTNEANIVEEWISSTYDGKQRVVGLDTEWMHVVKASTKKATMKVAILQLCIEDKCLIIQLFCMNNIPPSLQNFMIDSTFQFVGVGVMNDFGMLKNNYGLKCNKGIDVFELAKKRWPDRISSASLKYLAKELVDLDMEKSKAVCTSDWKAKKLTETQVQYACIDAYASFKIGRMVLSDEDTSSN from the coding sequence ATGAATAACATCCTGGATCCGTCAACTTCTAGGCATAAAATATGCTGCGATGGATTACCCATTGAAACTATAGTTACTAATGAAGCCAACATAGTGGAAGAATGGATTTCATCAACATACGATGGAAAACAAAGAGTTGTTGGTCTGGATACTGAATGGATGCATGTTGTGAAGGCTTCCACAAAGAAGGCTACCATGAAAGTTGCAATTTTGCAACTTTGCATTGAAGATAAGTGTTTGATCATTCAGTTGTTTTGCATGAACAATATTCCTCCTTCCCTGCAGAATTTTATGATAGACTCTACGTTTCAATTTGTTGGGGTTGGAGTGATGAATGATTTTGGCAtgcttaaaaataattatggatTGAAGTGCAATAAAGGCATAGATGTCTTTGAATTAGCAAAGAAAAGATGGCCTGATAGAATCTCTTCTGCATCATTGAAATATCTGGCAAAGGAGTTGGTGGATCTTGACATGGAGAAGTCAAAAGCTGTGTGTACCAGTGATTGGAAAGCAAAAAAGCTTACTGAAACACAGGTTCAATATGCATGCATTGATGCTTATGCTTCTTTTAAGATTGGTAGAATGGTGTTATCAGATGAAGATACAAGCAGTAATTAG
- the LOC137810576 gene encoding uncharacterized protein isoform X2: protein MFECQRNLHQPTHHLRSACTQNNWKRNYKVQLLQENAIWEVKLQFQIHSGSTRGNSRKIHCGDWAKRFFLIQKKKSLKAMKTTKTMKRNELIDM from the exons ATGT TTGAATGCCAAAGAAATTTGCACCAACCAACACATCATTTACGCTCTGCATGTACACAAAACAATTGGAAAAGAAACTACAAG GTGCAACTTCTACAAGAAAATGCAATTTGGGAGGTGAAACTTCAATTCCAAATCCATTCAG GAAGCACCCGTGGCAACTCCAGAAAGATCCACTGTGGAGATTGGGCCAAACGTTTCTTCCTTATCCAAAAAAAGAAGAG CTTGAAGGCAATGAAGACTACAAAGACAATGAAGAGGAATGAACTTATTGATATGTAA